One stretch of Clavibacter californiensis DNA includes these proteins:
- a CDS encoding CsbD family protein — protein MSADDKAQNTGEKLAGKAEEAFGKLTGDDSKVAEGEAKQAGASAKQAGENVKDVFKK, from the coding sequence ATGAGTGCGGATGACAAGGCCCAGAACACCGGCGAGAAGCTCGCGGGGAAGGCCGAGGAGGCCTTCGGGAAGCTGACCGGCGACGACAGCAAGGTCGCCGAGGGCGAAGCGAAGCAGGCCGGGGCAAGCGCCAAGCAGGCCGGCGAGAACGTGAAGGACGTCTTCAAGAAGTAG
- a CDS encoding NUDIX hydrolase, producing the protein MTSTPDPAGRPVVPDIDDDDDDDLDELDGLGFDGPADAARRRGPDERPLRVAALALIRDRRVLMVRVAGHDVLYLPGGKIEPGEGARQALVREAAEEVGLDIDPATIEDLFTVLADAHGVHAGRLVSMTVYRAEPREGTRQEPVPSGEVAEVELVGSADADRCPPAGQAALERLVALRLID; encoded by the coding sequence GTGACATCGACCCCCGACCCTGCAGGACGCCCCGTCGTCCCGGACATCGACGACGACGATGACGACGACCTCGACGAGCTGGACGGGCTCGGCTTCGACGGGCCCGCGGACGCGGCCCGGCGTCGCGGCCCCGACGAGCGCCCGCTGCGCGTGGCCGCGCTCGCCCTCATCCGCGACCGCCGCGTGCTGATGGTGCGCGTCGCGGGGCACGACGTGCTCTACCTGCCCGGCGGCAAGATCGAGCCCGGGGAGGGCGCGCGGCAGGCGCTCGTGCGCGAGGCCGCCGAGGAGGTGGGGCTCGACATCGACCCCGCCACGATCGAGGACCTCTTCACCGTCCTGGCCGACGCGCACGGCGTGCACGCGGGACGCCTCGTGAGCATGACGGTCTACCGCGCGGAGCCGCGGGAGGGCACGCGCCAGGAGCCGGTGCCGTCGGGCGAGGTGGCGGAGGTCGAGCTCGTCGGATCCGCGGACGCGGACCGCTGCCCGCCCGCCGGCCAGGCCGCGCTGGAGCGCCTCGTGGCGCTCCGGCTCATCGACTGA
- a CDS encoding GNAT family N-acetyltransferase — translation MDGDLPALDPVEVRGPVRTARLVLRPFAPDDVVAIEAYAASPGARRHLAGSASDPGRMLADRLGWTRLAEVGDRLALAIELPAQGQRWSRVVGEVHLLLRAPGARQAELGVVLHEDVRGAGLAAEAADRILELAFAEVGVHRVACRVDAADATALGLAERLGMRREGLLVHDRWVGGAWADTVVVALLDVEWAARTSLDGL, via the coding sequence GTGGACGGCGACCTGCCCGCGCTCGACCCGGTCGAGGTGCGCGGTCCCGTCCGCACGGCCCGGCTCGTGCTACGGCCGTTCGCGCCGGACGACGTGGTCGCGATCGAGGCCTACGCGGCGTCCCCGGGCGCGCGGCGGCACCTCGCCGGATCCGCATCCGACCCCGGACGCATGCTCGCCGACCGCCTCGGCTGGACCCGGCTGGCGGAGGTGGGCGACCGGCTCGCCCTCGCGATCGAGCTGCCCGCCCAGGGCCAGCGGTGGTCGCGCGTGGTCGGCGAGGTGCACCTGCTGCTGCGCGCTCCCGGTGCCCGGCAGGCGGAGCTCGGCGTGGTCCTGCACGAGGACGTGCGGGGCGCCGGCCTCGCGGCGGAGGCGGCGGACCGGATCCTCGAGCTCGCCTTCGCGGAGGTGGGCGTGCACCGCGTCGCGTGCCGGGTCGACGCCGCGGACGCGACCGCGCTCGGGCTGGCCGAGCGCCTCGGAATGCGGCGCGAGGGGCTCCTCGTGCACGACCGATGGGTCGGCGGAGCGTGGGCCGATACCGTTGTCGTCGCCCTGCTCGACGTGGAGTGGGCGGCTCGCACGAGCCTCGACGGCCTGTAG